From the Saccharomonospora marina XMU15 genome, the window TTCGCCGCCTACCTTCCGCAGGAGCAGGTGCTGGCCGACCCGGGCACGCGAGACGCGGTCATGCACGCGATCCAGTGCTGCGTACCGGACGCGACGCTACTTCCGCAAGGCGTCGAGCGGCTCTTCCTTGCCCATCCGGAGGACCAGAGCAGCGATTTCGTGCTCGTGGACGCGCGGGAACGCTCACAGGAGGGCGACAGCTACGTCTACGATGTCGACGTGCTCGACCCTGCGGGCCGGGTCGTCGAGCACTGGCAAGGCCTGAGGCTGCGCGCGGTTCGCGCGAGCAACGCCGGCCCATGGGTACCGGCGATGCTGAGTGGCTACCTCGAGCGCACGCTCGAGCGGGTGCTCGGCGGCCACCGAGCGGTCGTCGTCGAGCCCGCGGCCACGGGGTCGTCCGACGCGGGAGACGCCGGCACCGGCAGGGCGGACACGGCCCTCGCGGCGAGCCGTGCGGTAGGGCGGCCCGTGACGCTGCGGCACCGCCCGGACGGCAAGCCCGAGATCGATGGCGCGCGGATCTCCGCATCGCACGGTGCCGGGACAAGCCTGGTGGTCGCCGGTGACGGCAGGCTCAGCTGTGATGTCGAGCCCGTAGCCGTCCGTGCCGAGCAGGCTTGGACCGACCTGTTGGGAAGTGCGCTGAGCAAGGTTCGTGACCTCGTGGCGGCGGAGTCGGGCGACGATCCCCACACGGCGGGGACTCGCGTCTGGTGCGCGCTGGAGTGCCTGCACAAGGCGGGCATCACGGAGCGGACCCTGACGGTGGACCGAGTGACGGCGGACGGCTGGGTGCTGCTCTGCGCAGGCGACGCGACGGTGGCCACCTGGGTCGCGATGTTGACCGGCCGCGAAACACCTGTGGTGTTCGCGGTGCTCTCGGGAGTGGAAGGGACCACAAAATGATCCGCTACTACGAGATCCGCCACCTGGTTGGCTTCGAGGAGACCAACTTCGTCGGCAACGTGTACTACTCGCACTACCTGCGATGGCAGGGGCATTGTCGGGAGCAGTTCCTCCTCGACAGGGCGCCGGACGTGCTCGCCGACATCATGGAGAACGACCTGAAGCTGTTCACTCTCAAGGCCGAGTGTGAGTTCTTCGCCGAGATCAAGGCGTTCGACGAGCTGTCCGTGCGAATGCAGCTTCTGGAGTTGACCCAGACACAGATCGAGCTGGGATTCGACTATGTGCGGCTCGACAAGGGCGACGAGCGGCGGGTGGCGAAAGGGAGGCAACGCATCGCCTGCATGCGTGGACCGAACTACGCCACCGTACCGGCGCGAGTACCGATCGAACTCAGGGAGGCGTTGACCCCCTACCAGGGAGTCGGGTCACCGATGTCGATCGCGGCTGGGGGTTCACGTGCTCGGTGAAGGCCGACTTGTCCACCTGCCACGTGAGGTCGAGCCTGCCTCGTTTCGGGAGGTGATGGCTCAATTCGCCACCGGCGTGACCGTGCTGACCGTCGGTGGCGAGCACGGCCACGGCATGACCGCCAACGCGTTCGCCTCGGTGTCGCTGAACCCCCC encodes:
- a CDS encoding acyl-CoA thioesterase: MIRYYEIRHLVGFEETNFVGNVYYSHYLRWQGHCREQFLLDRAPDVLADIMENDLKLFTLKAECEFFAEIKAFDELSVRMQLLELTQTQIELGFDYVRLDKGDERRVAKGRQRIACMRGPNYATVPARVPIELREALTPYQGVGSPMSIAAGGSRAR